One Euphorbia lathyris chromosome 1, ddEupLath1.1, whole genome shotgun sequence DNA segment encodes these proteins:
- the LOC136212034 gene encoding phenolic glucoside malonyltransferase 1-like, translated as MASPITVEILEICKVSPATDSNESGQRVSLPLTFLDTRLLKFPQAERLYLYKHINLTPTLFMSTLLPRLKRALSLTLLHFLPLAGHLTWPSDSPEPVILYDPNDAVSLTVAESNAEFDLLVSNGIREVAELRPYIPLLSMSDTEVSIISLRITLFPSKGFSVGIAMHHAALDGKSGSMFLKAWAYTCKQNQNDGKPSPLLPELIPSFDRSCIGDPDGLNSYYLNYWLTTTGSNSNSKTKTCSLKLLQNVTDFEFPPNLVRATFQLSPDYISKIRESVQNYYDFQNQPVKLHMSTFVIVSAYASVCLVKARGGSGGGGRMVYFLVAVDCRSRLDPPVPENYMGNCVFTVDMVAEAADFMEENGVAVIAKRISDLVKGLEKGVFEGARERHVRLRNAGEQVQKIAVVGSPRFCYYEEDFGWGKPEKVEITSVDRINGIQLKDSRDGNGVIEIGLVLPRHEMEAFSLLFDPCLNGLSR; from the coding sequence ATGGCGTCGCCCATCACAGTAGAAATACTAGAGATTTGTAAGGTGAGTCCGGCCACCGATTCAAACGAGTCAGGCCAACGAGTTTCTCTACCTCTAACATTTCTTGATACAAGACTTCTCAAATTTCCACAAGCTGAACGTCTCTACTTGTACAAGCATATAAATTTAACTCCTACTCTTTTTATGTCAACATTACTTCCTAGACTGAAACGTGCACTCTCGCTCACCCTCCTCCACTTCTTGCCTCTCGCCGGCCACCTCACGTGGCCATCCGATTCGCCGGAACCCGTCATCCTCTATGATCCGAACGATGCCGTTTCACTCACAGTGGCAGAGTCCAATGCCGAGTTTGATCTCTTGGTCAGCAACGGAATTCGTGAAGTTGCTGAATTACGCCCTTATATACCTCTTTTATCAATGTCAGATACGGAGGTTTCAATAATTTCCTTACGGATAACATTATTCCCGAGCAAAGGTTTTTCCGTCGGAATCGCAATGCATCATGCAGCTCTTGACGGAAAGAGCGGTTCCATGTTCTTGAAAGCATGGGCTTATACCTGTAAACAAAACCAGAACGACGGAAAGCCATCGCCTTTGTTGCCGGAATTGATCCCCTCGTTTGACCGGAGTTGTATCGGAGACCCTGACGGGCTCAATTCATATTACTTGAACTACTGGTTAACCACCACCGGATCAAATTCAAATTCCAAAACAAAAACTTGTAGCCTGAAATTGTTACAAAATGTCACCGATTTTGAATTTCCACCCAATTTAGTTCGAGCAACGTTTCAATTGAGCCCTGATTACATTTCCAAAATCAGAGAAAGCGTACAGAATTATTATGATTTCCAAAATCAACCAGTAAAACTTCATATGTCCACATTTGTAATCGTATCTGCATACGCGTCGGTCTGCTTGGTGAAAGCTAGAGGAGGATCCGGAGGAGGAGGTAGAATGGTTTACTTTCTCGTTGCCGTGGATTGCAGGAGCCGATTAGACCCTCCGGTACCGGAAAATTATATGGGCAACTGTGTGTTTACTGTAGATATGGTTGCAGAAGCAGCAGATTTCATGGAGGAAAACGGAGTTGCTGTTATAGCAAAGAGAATTAGCGATTTAGTAAAGGGATTGGAGAAGGGGGTTTTTGAAGGGGCAAGAGAGAGGCATGTGAGGTTAAGAAATGCAGGAGAACAAGTTCAAAAGATTGCAGTAGTTGGATCACCAAGATTTTGCTATTATGAGGAGGATTTTGGGTGGGGAAAACCTGAAAAGGTTGAGATTACATCCGTAGATAGGATAAATGGTATTCAATTGAAGGATAGTAGAGATGGGAATGGAGTTATTGAAATTGGGTTGGTTCTCCCCAGACATGAAATGGAAGCTTTTAGTTTATTGTTTGATCCATGTCTAAATGGTCTTAGTCGGTGA